Below is a window of Zygotorulaspora mrakii chromosome 3, complete sequence DNA.
ACACTCAAAGTTTACTAACAAGGAGTTACGAGAGTTATGGGAATTGGAGAGATATGGAATACGAGGTAAAATTGATCCAGAGTTTTTTAACGAGACTATGTGCGATACAAGCAAGATCAACGATCGTGTATTCAAAAGACGAGTTGAAATGTGTGCGGAATACTTGAAACCATTTGATAAGagaaccaaaaaaaactacAAGAAATATGTGCCGCCAGCGATAGATGAATCAGAAGTGATAACCTGGGAACtggattatttgaaaagccCTTTGAAGGTGAATGTCGATGAACATGGAAAAATCGAATCCCTTAACCTGTGCAAGAACAAAACAACTAAAGACAGTAAACTTGTGAAGACACAAGATGAAGTAACTTATGAAATGGATCTCCTCATAACCTCACTTGGATACGAGGGCAAGCCACTGGAAGAGTTCAAAGATCTAGGCATAAAATTTGACGGAGATCATATGGCAAACATCAATGGTCGTGTTCAGGACATACACGGCGTAATCTTTCCCAAGCTCTATGCATCTGGCTGGATCAGGCGAGGCAGTCAAGGTGTGATTGCATCAACAATGCAAGGAGCGTTTGATGTTGCCGACATTGTGATGCAAGATATATCCCATGAAACTAAAACAACTGAGACTACCCGCGAAATAGATTTAAGTGGAATCAAGCACACTACGTGGTCCGACTGGCAAAAGATCAATAAGAGTGAGCTCGAAGCGGGAGTGAGACAAAGCAAGACAAGGGTCAAGTACCTCGATGATGCTGAAATCTTGCAATTCTTGGCTTCAAACAAGTCTTAGAGGTGCACAGCGATGCTGTTACCGACTTAGAGCCTGTCGTCTTAGAGCCTTGAATAAAGCTATTTGTGTATATAATTCACATATTCGACCAATCATGTTATTGAATTACAAATATCAGTTTATACGAGTAGGAAATCCATTGGAAAATGACCGAACCCGTGAATCTTGAAAGAAAGTCTGGGAACTGAAGAGATGAATAACTAGCATTGAGATTGATAGGGATAGGGTGCTTGTTACGATCGAAAGATTATTACGAATATATAGTGCCACAGAAAAATGCTTGTTAAACGCGCGTTATCCACTTTGATCCCCCCAAAGGTTGCTTCCACTAAGAATATTGGTTCAGCCCCAAACGCCAAGCGTATTGCTAATGTCGTTCAATTTTACAAGTCTCTACCACAAGGGCCAGCTGCGCAGATAAAGCCATCTGGCGTGATTGGCAGATATAAGGCTAAATACTTTGATGGTAACAATGCCTCCGGTAAACCATTGTGGCATTTGGCCGTTAGCATTTTGTTAATGGGTTACTCCTTGGAATACTACTTCCATCTAAGACACCATAAGGATGGCGCTGCGCACTGAAGACCTCTCATGACTCCACTACGCTTTACATTTACTCGATTTAAGCAATGTAATTAATCTAGAGAATTATATAcatataaatatattcaCAACAAAAACTGAAAGGAAATTAGTATTAAGAAGACCAAAAGACAAGAGAGTGAGCAATATTCAACACATTTTCCGACTAATTACGCCTATACTTCGCTAATATACATAACCTGCGTACCTCTTAGGAAAACGTCAGAATCATAATTCTTCAGAAGTCCATTAGTTCCACTTTCGTAGTGCTCTGTGGCACTCGAAAGCGCCACGTTCATAAATCCGTCAATTGACTCCAATCTTCCTCTATACAGCATTCCAGAGTATAACTTGACATTTACCGGTCTGCCGATGATGTCTGACAAAAACTGGGAGGATACGCTTGTTGACCCTTCCGCACTGGCTGGACCTACTGCCATTTTATCTTGTAATGTAGGAAACCGCTGCTGTCCTTAAATACTTCTAGCAAGTCTCCTTGACTTATAAAACTTGAGTATTCCCTTCATCGGTTGACATACACTTCAGAAGCTTTACTGCCTATTTTCGTTAATTTTCAATTAGGAATTACCCGAAGATATCCATAGTAAGATTttatgaagaagaaggaacaTAGAAAGCATACGTTCCGATGGCTTCTGGCCCGTGACTTCTTGGACAGCTTTTTCGAGAGgctcttttcatcttggTTTCCTCGAATGGAGCTCAATGTCCTGCCACTGTACCTTGTCTGTGCGGTTTCGCAACATTGCAGATCATGACGTCGCATGCCAACGGAACACTCCATATCGGTCAGTCGAACAACACTCTCACTAATTGATTCATTCGTCATCGAATGCGAAAACCcatcatcaaaagttttcatATGTGCCTAACTCACATACTTGGCGCCTCATCTTGCACTAGAAGAACTGCACGTAGGTTCCCCCACAGGAAACGTAGGAAATAATCCAATGCTGCTCAGTCACAATTTTGCCTCATGGATCACCTTGTCTCGATATCTCGATCCTTGATGCTATGCTTTATATATTTCAGAGAAGGGAGAGATTCATTACGGCCCAAGCTACGGCTCAAAATACGCATGGTTAAACGACGTATACCCAAATCTTTTCAGAGGGTTACACATACAACGCATGCTCCAGGTATCCCAGAATAAGAGAGTACtgtcttttcaagaatgaaaatatttcgaCGTTACGTACATGTGGGTCAAATCCCACTCTTGACGTTCCATCGCAAATGGTCCATGGTCGGCAGTCAATTGAACCTGCCTCAAGCTGCTATCATTACTACCATGACTGTCTCATAGACTTAAATGACAtaacaaataaaaataatctCATAAGAGACACATCTCATAACACAGGGTATTTCTTGTATATATAGGGACATAATCATATACATAAATATAgatatatgtatatatatctatatttatatattttttatagtTAAACGGGTAACTGCAGCATTCGCCAAAGATGAATCTCTACGCGTCATTCTGGGATGTCTGAGTCTCAAGAATGGAACAATTGGTTAAGCATGCGGATGGAAAGATATCCATATCGAGAGGAGGTCTTACCAGTTTCATAATTCAAAGCATAATTTATTTGATCTGCTGCTAGTTTATTTCGATCTACTCATATTTTTGTGGTTTGATCCAGTCATTCGTTAGTCCAAGTTGATTTATCGCATAGGTGCAACACCTGTACCGAAAGGCATTTTATCGATCGCACAGAATCTATTGAATTCTAGCAATCAAGGTTTGTAACTCTGGCGTAGGTGGATTCGCGAAGttttattgaagatgtcTTGTGCTGCGCACATGGAGCAACCTATGGTTGCGAGTGATAGTATTGGAGGACACACGTTTCCAAGCTGTGTAAGATGTAAAGAGTCTATCACCTCGGGTCACGCATATGAATTGGGCGATGATCGATGGCATACGCATTGCTTCTCGTGCTACCGATGCGACAAACCTTTGAGTTGTGATAGCGACTTTCTCGTGTTGGGGACAGGTACATTGATTTGCTTTGATTGTTCAGACTCGTGCAAAAGTTGTGGGAAAAAAATTGGCGATTTAGCAATCATCCTGTCGTCATCGAACGAATCTTACTGCTCGGATTGTTTCAAGTGTTGTAAATGTGGTGACCAGATTAAAGATTTGAGATATGCTAAGACCAAAAGAGGGTTATTTTGTATACATTGTcatgaaaaattgttgGCAAAGAGGAAGCGTTatgaggagaaaaaaaggagaCTGAAGAAAACTTTACCAGAGATACCGCCAGCGACTTTAGACGAGGAATCTAAAACTCCAAAAGATTTATCACAGCCTATAGTCATACCAGAAAAATCTAATCGAAGGCCATTGTCACCGAAAAGAGATCATCAAACGGGACAGACCTCGCAATCGTCTCATGATACGCATATGAGAACTAATAGTGAAAGCGTTATTTCTCAATATCTGGCTAATGATAGTGACGAGATTGAGGAAGATTCTGAGACTTCGGGCAATGGGGATGCTGATTATAAAAACGATGAAGCAACATCCACCAATGGAGTAAAACACGAGAGAAATGTGTCGATTGATGATATTCTAAACTCAACATTGGAGAATGATGGCGGTAATGGTACTGAAAGTATTAACAGCGTACAGCTTTCTGTGAAAAAGGTCGAGAATGCGAGAACCTTACTAAACAAAACACCATTAAGGAACGGTCACCGTCGCGATGgttcattttcaagatcaCCGTTGGGTAATAGAAAGGGAATGGTTATGGAGGATGATGACAGTGAGTGTGATTCACGTAATCCCTTAGAACATTTATCTGAAAcatcaattgatgaagtaCGAAATACGCTAACAACGGCAATAAATACGCCAACAGCAATTCAGGTAGTTAGTCCCGAGAGGAAAGCACAGGAAGTATTCAGTGGGTTGGACCAAAATAATTCCAAGAAATCAAATGGGTCTACTGAAACAAATTCGCAAGAACCAATAAACGAGATATATGAGGAGGAAGTATCAAGTCAAGAAGATCATCTTCGTGCGGCTCAAAATATGCAGGAGAAAAGACAAGGACTTGCtttgaatatttcttcCAATATTATACAGTCCCTTAGTTCTGCTAG
It encodes the following:
- the ARH1 gene encoding NADPH-adrenodoxin reductase (similar to Saccharomyces cerevisiae ARH1 (YDR376W); ancestral locus Anc_5.450), with the translated sequence MELHSLSKVFVRSVSDNVARRRVSVIGSGPSGFYTAYHLLSKSTVPLHVTIWEKLLVPFGLSRYGVAPDHPEVKNCEDTFSKCANTFSGSDHKHKFEFVGGVEIGKQIKLSELLAQEDAVILSYGCSGDRKLGIDGESTAKGVFSSRTFVNWYNGHPYFAHDPYLTEFDWTKVRNVGIIGNGNVALDLTRLLVSNKIGSIWNPTDISLIALNCLRSAPIKNVKIIARRDFVHSKFTNKELRELWELERYGIRGKIDPEFFNETMCDTSKINDRVFKRRVEMCAEYLKPFDKRTKKNYKKYVPPAIDESEVITWELDYLKSPLKVNVDEHGKIESLNLCKNKTTKDSKLVKTQDEVTYEMDLLITSLGYEGKPLEEFKDLGIKFDGDHMANINGRVQDIHGVIFPKLYASGWIRRGSQGVIASTMQGAFDVADIVMQDISHETKTTETTREIDLSGIKHTTWSDWQKINKSELEAGVRQSKTRVKYLDDAEILQFLASNKS
- the ATP17 gene encoding F1F0 ATP synthase subunit f (similar to Saccharomyces cerevisiae ATP17 (YDR377W); ancestral locus Anc_5.451); the encoded protein is MLVKRALSTLIPPKVASTKNIGSAPNAKRIANVVQFYKSLPQGPAAQIKPSGVIGRYKAKYFDGNNASGKPLWHLAVSILLMGYSLEYYFHLRHHKDGAAH
- the LSM6 gene encoding U4/U6-U5 snRNP complex subunit LSM6 (similar to Saccharomyces cerevisiae LSM6 (YDR378C); ancestral locus Anc_5.452); translated protein: MAVGPASAEGSTSVSSQFLSDIIGRPVNVKLYSGMLYRGRLESIDGFMNVALSSATEHYESGTNGLLKNYDSDVFLRGTQVMYISEV